The following are encoded together in the Streptomyces flavofungini genome:
- a CDS encoding DUF692 domain-containing protein, with the protein MPGIDWVEAVAENVCPGHLPDSLLRLRERGVAVVPHGVSLGLGGAERPDEARLTALAERAQALGSPLVTEHIAFVRAGGALTASPHLEAGHLLPVPRTRDALAVLCENVRIAQDALPVPLAVENIAALISWPGEEMTEGQFLYELVERTGVRLLIDVANLHTNHVNRGEDPARALDELPVEAIAYVHVAGGFERDGVWHDSHAHPVPRPVLDILADLAARTRPPGVLLERDENFPEGDELERELAAIRDTVATATTTSTASTASAALPEAFPAAAPAPDRAPDPAAGPAPTTPAPEPAATPEARQRVALAQAALLSALVAGTPAPEGFDGARLRVQSRALAAKRADVVAKVAPELPWIVGETYRADFLGYARTRPMTGGYRQDALDFAEHLLLAGRPEDAAARGELTAWWLERSGPKPLDGRPLTRWLRTRAARIALRKARRRTPGHAGVDADPAPAT; encoded by the coding sequence ATGCCCGGCATCGACTGGGTCGAGGCCGTCGCCGAGAACGTGTGCCCGGGCCACCTGCCCGACTCGCTGCTGCGGCTGCGCGAGCGCGGCGTGGCCGTCGTGCCGCACGGCGTCTCGCTCGGCCTCGGCGGCGCGGAGCGCCCGGACGAGGCCCGGCTCACCGCGCTCGCGGAGCGCGCGCAGGCACTCGGCTCACCGCTCGTCACCGAGCACATCGCCTTCGTACGGGCCGGTGGCGCCCTCACCGCGTCGCCGCACCTCGAAGCGGGACACCTGCTGCCCGTGCCGCGCACCCGCGACGCGCTCGCCGTGCTGTGCGAGAACGTCCGCATCGCCCAGGACGCGCTGCCCGTACCGCTCGCCGTCGAGAACATCGCCGCCCTCATCTCCTGGCCCGGCGAGGAGATGACGGAGGGGCAGTTCCTGTACGAGCTGGTGGAGCGGACCGGCGTCCGGCTGCTCATCGACGTCGCCAACCTGCACACCAACCACGTCAACCGGGGCGAGGACCCGGCCCGCGCCCTGGACGAGCTGCCGGTGGAGGCCATCGCGTACGTCCACGTGGCGGGCGGCTTCGAGCGGGACGGCGTCTGGCACGACAGCCACGCCCACCCCGTGCCCCGGCCCGTCCTCGACATCCTCGCCGACCTCGCCGCGCGCACCCGGCCGCCGGGGGTGCTCCTGGAGCGGGACGAGAACTTCCCCGAGGGCGACGAGCTGGAGCGGGAGCTGGCGGCGATCCGGGACACGGTGGCGACGGCGACGACCACGTCCACGGCGTCCACGGCGTCGGCGGCGCTCCCGGAGGCGTTTCCGGCGGCGGCCCCAGCTCCGGACCGCGCGCCGGACCCGGCCGCCGGACCCGCGCCCACCACGCCCGCGCCCGAGCCGGCCGCCACCCCCGAAGCCCGCCAGCGCGTCGCCCTCGCCCAGGCCGCCCTGCTCTCCGCCCTCGTCGCCGGCACCCCCGCGCCGGAGGGCTTCGACGGGGCACGCCTGAGGGTGCAGAGCCGGGCGCTGGCCGCCAAGCGGGCCGACGTGGTGGCGAAGGTCGCCCCCGAACTCCCGTGGATCGTCGGCGAGACGTACCGCGCGGACTTCCTCGGCTACGCCCGCACCCGCCCCATGACGGGCGGCTACCGCCAGGACGCGCTGGACTTCGCCGAGCACCTGCTGCTCGCCGGGCGGCCCGAGGACGCGGCGGCGCGGGGCGAGCTGACGGCCTGGTGGCTGGAGCGCTCGGGCCCGAAGCCGCTCGACGGGCGCCCCCTCACCCGCTGGCTGCGCACCCGGGCGGCCCGGATCGCGCTGCGCAAGGCGCGGCGGCGCACCCCCGGCCACGCAGGCGTGGACGCCGACCCCGCCCCGGCGACGTAG
- the hemG gene encoding protoporphyrinogen oxidase: MRAADTRTSQHPSAPDGPPGGLGHVVVIGGGIAGLAAAHRLLDAGARVTVLEASDRLGGKLRAGEIAGVHVDLGAESMLARRPEAVGLAREVGLGDRLQAPATASAAIWTRGALRPMPKGHVMGVPGDASAVAGVLSDEGLRRIGRDRELPPTEVGDDVAVGEYVARRVGREVVDRLVEPLLGGVYAGDAYRISMRSAVPQLFEAARTHTSLTEGVRDLQARAAGNQQQGPVFMGIDGGVGRLPLAVAESVRARGGEILLKSAVHGLRRVEDGWEVYVDDWDLEADAVVLAVPAPHAARLLEHDVPGAAAELRAVEYASMALITLAYRRADVGALPEGSGFLVPPVDGRTIKASTFASQKWGWIADQDPELFVLRTSVGRYGDEKDLGRPDDELVDVSRGDLRAATGLDAAPVASAVTRWDSGLPQYPVGHHARVARVREHVGRMPGLAVCGAAYDGVGIPACIASANAAVDRLTGDVGGKTGDVAGKRDSAQRFG; this comes from the coding sequence ATGCGCGCAGCGGACACACGGACGAGCCAGCACCCCTCCGCCCCCGACGGCCCCCCGGGCGGCCTCGGCCACGTCGTCGTCATCGGTGGCGGCATCGCGGGTCTCGCCGCCGCGCACCGACTCCTCGACGCCGGAGCGCGCGTCACCGTCCTCGAGGCCTCCGACCGGCTCGGCGGGAAGCTGCGCGCGGGCGAGATCGCGGGCGTACACGTCGACCTCGGCGCCGAGTCCATGCTGGCCCGCAGGCCGGAGGCGGTCGGTCTGGCCCGCGAGGTGGGCCTCGGCGACCGGCTTCAGGCACCGGCGACGGCGAGCGCCGCGATCTGGACCCGCGGCGCGCTGCGGCCCATGCCCAAGGGGCACGTCATGGGCGTGCCCGGCGACGCGTCCGCCGTCGCCGGGGTGCTCTCCGACGAGGGCCTGCGCCGTATCGGGCGGGACCGCGAACTGCCGCCCACCGAGGTCGGTGACGACGTCGCGGTCGGGGAGTACGTCGCCCGCCGGGTCGGCCGCGAGGTCGTGGACCGCCTGGTGGAGCCCCTGCTCGGCGGGGTGTACGCCGGGGACGCGTACCGCATCTCGATGCGCTCCGCCGTCCCGCAGCTCTTCGAGGCCGCCCGCACCCACACCTCCCTCACCGAGGGCGTCCGCGACCTCCAGGCCCGCGCCGCCGGGAACCAGCAGCAGGGCCCCGTCTTCATGGGCATCGACGGCGGCGTCGGCCGACTGCCGCTCGCCGTCGCGGAGTCGGTGCGGGCGCGGGGCGGCGAGATCCTCCTGAAGAGCGCCGTCCACGGGCTGCGCCGGGTCGAGGACGGCTGGGAGGTGTACGTCGACGACTGGGACCTGGAGGCCGACGCCGTCGTCCTCGCCGTGCCCGCCCCGCACGCCGCCCGTCTCCTGGAGCACGACGTCCCCGGCGCCGCCGCCGAGCTGCGCGCCGTCGAGTACGCCTCCATGGCGCTGATCACCCTCGCCTACCGCAGGGCCGACGTGGGCGCGCTGCCCGAGGGGAGCGGGTTCCTGGTGCCGCCCGTGGACGGGCGGACCATCAAGGCGTCGACGTTCGCGAGCCAGAAGTGGGGGTGGATCGCGGACCAGGACCCGGAGCTGTTCGTGCTGCGCACGTCCGTGGGGCGGTACGGCGACGAGAAGGACCTGGGCCGCCCGGACGACGAGCTGGTCGACGTGTCGCGGGGGGATCTGCGCGCCGCCACCGGCCTCGACGCGGCGCCCGTCGCCTCGGCCGTCACCCGCTGGGACAGCGGCCTGCCGCAGTACCCCGTGGGCCACCACGCGCGCGTGGCCCGCGTCCGCGAGCACGTGGGGCGGATGCCGGGCCTCGCGGTCTGCGGGGCCGCGTACGACGGAGTGGGCATCCCCGCCTGCATCGCCAGCGCCAACGCGGCGGTGGACCGGCTGACGGGGGATGTCGGCGGCAAGACGGGGGATGTCGCAGGCAAGAGGGACAGCGCGCAGCGCTTCGGTTGA
- the hemQ gene encoding hydrogen peroxide-dependent heme synthase: MSDDAPAKIPNAGKKAKDLNEVIRYTLWSVFKLRDVLPESRLGYADEVQELFDKLAARDITVRGTYDVSGLRADADVMIWWHAETADELQEAYNLFRRTKLGRALEPVWSNMALHRPAEFNKSHIPAFLADETPRDYVSVYPFVRSYDWYLLPDEDRRRMLADHGKMARGFPDVRANTVASFSLGDYEWLLAFEADELYRIVDLMRHLRASEARMHVREEVPFFTGRRKSVADLVAGLA; the protein is encoded by the coding sequence ATGAGTGACGACGCCCCCGCCAAGATCCCGAACGCCGGCAAGAAGGCCAAGGACCTCAACGAGGTCATCCGCTACACCCTGTGGTCCGTCTTCAAGCTGCGCGACGTCCTGCCCGAGAGCCGCCTCGGGTACGCCGACGAGGTCCAGGAGCTGTTCGACAAGCTCGCGGCCCGTGACATCACCGTCCGCGGCACCTACGACGTGTCCGGCCTGCGCGCCGACGCCGACGTCATGATCTGGTGGCACGCGGAGACCGCCGACGAGCTCCAGGAGGCGTACAACCTCTTCCGGCGCACCAAGCTCGGCCGCGCCCTGGAGCCGGTCTGGTCGAACATGGCGCTGCACCGCCCCGCCGAGTTCAACAAGTCGCACATCCCGGCGTTCCTCGCCGACGAGACGCCCCGCGACTACGTCTCGGTGTACCCCTTCGTGCGCTCCTACGACTGGTACCTGCTGCCCGACGAGGACCGCCGCCGCATGCTCGCCGACCACGGCAAGATGGCCCGCGGCTTCCCCGACGTGCGCGCCAACACGGTCGCCTCGTTCTCCCTCGGCGACTACGAGTGGCTGCTGGCCTTCGAGGCCGACGAGCTGTACCGCATCGTCGACCTCATGCGGCACCTGCGCGCCTCCGAGGCCCGCATGCACGTCCGCGAGGAGGTCCCGTTCTTCACCGGCCGCCGCAAGTCCGTGGCGGACCTCGTGGCGGGCCTCGCCTGA
- a CDS encoding alpha/beta hydrolase, whose protein sequence is MRAPATAAARYRAVRAVGTIGSLALTALAAAPASAAPLSGALATPSSETLGTALAAQRAQIAGIDFGPCPRVENLPPSVECGTVAVPLDYAHPDGKQIRLTVSRVEATGKSGRAVVSRQGALVFNPGGPGASGMYFPMVGPMPEWRRIAAAYDLVGYAPRGVGRSAPLSCQDPEQFTKAPTNSPTHPDASYKAERIARAKAYARGCARHAGPDLRHYTTLNNARDLDVLRAALGERKLTFMGASYGTYIGSVYATLFPGHVRRMVFDSAVNPSPDQIWYANNLDQSFAFERRWADFRTWVAKHHKTYRLGTTPEEVQRSYETVRAELTHKPAGGKVGSSQLRAAFLRAAYYDDYWPMRATALSQYLKGNPQPLIQQAAPHPAAAAEDENGNAVYTAVECNDAAWPTDFPTWDRDNSALARIAPFETWDNAWMNLPCAYWPAPRQQPLDVRTAPGALPPTLILAAERDAATPYEGALELHHRLAGSVLVTEKDAGTHGIAGGPNACVNGHTEAYLLEGELPVRRASCAPHPEPKPLSTGRAAGLPKPL, encoded by the coding sequence ATGAGAGCACCAGCAACCGCCGCCGCCCGGTACAGAGCCGTCAGAGCCGTCGGCACCATCGGCTCCCTCGCCCTGACCGCCCTCGCCGCGGCCCCCGCGAGCGCCGCCCCCCTCTCCGGCGCCTTGGCCACCCCCTCCTCCGAGACCCTCGGCACCGCCCTCGCCGCCCAGCGCGCCCAGATCGCCGGCATCGACTTCGGCCCCTGCCCGCGGGTGGAGAACCTGCCGCCGTCCGTGGAGTGCGGCACGGTCGCCGTCCCCCTCGACTACGCCCACCCCGACGGCAAGCAGATCCGGCTCACCGTCAGCCGCGTCGAGGCCACCGGGAAGTCGGGCCGGGCCGTGGTGTCGCGGCAGGGCGCGCTCGTCTTCAACCCGGGCGGCCCGGGCGCGTCCGGGATGTACTTCCCGATGGTCGGCCCGATGCCGGAGTGGCGGCGCATCGCGGCGGCGTACGACCTCGTCGGCTACGCCCCGCGCGGGGTGGGCCGCTCCGCGCCGCTGTCCTGCCAGGACCCCGAGCAGTTCACCAAGGCGCCCACCAACTCGCCGACGCACCCCGACGCCTCGTACAAGGCGGAGCGCATCGCGCGGGCGAAGGCCTACGCACGCGGCTGCGCCCGGCACGCGGGCCCGGACCTGCGGCACTACACCACCCTCAACAACGCCCGGGACCTGGACGTCCTCCGCGCCGCGCTCGGCGAGCGGAAGCTGACGTTCATGGGCGCCTCGTACGGCACCTACATCGGCTCCGTCTACGCGACGCTGTTCCCCGGGCACGTGCGCCGCATGGTCTTCGACTCGGCGGTCAACCCGTCCCCGGACCAGATCTGGTACGCCAACAACCTGGACCAGTCCTTCGCCTTCGAGCGACGCTGGGCGGACTTCCGCACCTGGGTCGCCAAGCACCACAAGACGTACCGCCTGGGCACCACGCCCGAGGAGGTGCAGCGCTCCTACGAGACCGTCCGCGCCGAGCTGACGCACAAGCCCGCGGGCGGCAAGGTCGGCTCCTCGCAGCTGCGGGCGGCGTTCCTGCGGGCCGCGTACTACGACGACTACTGGCCGATGCGGGCGACGGCCCTCTCACAGTATCTGAAGGGCAACCCGCAGCCGCTGATCCAGCAGGCCGCGCCGCATCCGGCGGCGGCCGCCGAGGACGAGAACGGCAACGCCGTCTACACGGCCGTCGAGTGCAACGACGCCGCCTGGCCCACCGACTTCCCCACCTGGGACCGCGACAACTCCGCCCTCGCGCGCATCGCCCCGTTCGAGACCTGGGACAACGCCTGGATGAACCTGCCGTGCGCCTACTGGCCCGCGCCGCGCCAGCAGCCCCTGGACGTGCGCACCGCCCCGGGCGCGCTGCCCCCGACCCTGATCCTGGCCGCCGAGCGGGACGCGGCGACGCCGTACGAGGGCGCTCTCGAACTGCACCACCGGCTCGCGGGTTCGGTCCTCGTGACCGAGAAGGACGCGGGCACGCACGGCATCGCGGGCGGCCCGAACGCCTGCGTCAACGGCCACACGGAGGCGTATCTCCTGGAGGGCGAGCTCCCGGTGCGGCGCGCGTCGTGCGCGCCGCACCCGGAACCGAAGCCGCTGTCGACGGGACGGGCGGCGGGTCTTCCCAAGCCGCTCTAG
- a CDS encoding RNHCP domain-containing protein: MSRNTSRRARTEARAQSFRCLQCGLDVSMTAPGTDHRNHCPNCLWSRHLDDTPGDRAADCGARMEPLAISVRGDGEWVLVHRCTHCGVLHANRTAGDDNVLPLTRLAVRPLAQPPFPLERLGAL, encoded by the coding sequence ATGTCACGCAACACCTCGCGGCGGGCGCGCACTGAAGCTCGCGCCCAGTCCTTCCGCTGCCTGCAGTGCGGTCTCGACGTGTCGATGACCGCACCGGGCACCGACCACCGCAACCACTGCCCGAACTGCCTGTGGAGCCGTCACCTCGACGACACCCCGGGCGACCGGGCGGCGGACTGCGGAGCCAGGATGGAACCCCTCGCCATCTCCGTACGAGGAGACGGCGAGTGGGTCCTCGTCCACCGCTGCACCCACTGTGGCGTACTGCATGCCAACCGCACCGCCGGCGATGACAACGTCCTGCCGCTGACGCGGCTGGCGGTGCGTCCGTTGGCCCAGCCGCCGTTCCCGCTGGAGCGCCTGGGGGCGCTCTGA
- a CDS encoding TIGR04222 domain-containing membrane protein — protein sequence MFWVPLLLLACALAALSCGRLCVAAVRAAASEPRGAHEGRRLTLYEAAFLSGGPGRVVDVALLSMARGRRLLLAHTGWATVVDPVPGDDLERSVLGAIGPAGQSRIAPVRTAAAAGDGVRALADRLVAAGLAVPDGMWSGIAGAARQVRAAAVAVVVLGACATLLPAEGREGELPVAVWFALPFFLTVSCLAIARFEVPTTRWASPAGRRLLGALPSRDDLTSVAVRGLRALEDPALRAALSHRDPNLDGYRDARP from the coding sequence ATGTTCTGGGTCCCGCTGCTGCTCCTCGCCTGTGCTCTCGCCGCGCTGTCCTGCGGCCGACTCTGCGTGGCGGCCGTGCGGGCCGCGGCCAGTGAGCCGCGCGGGGCGCACGAGGGACGGCGTCTGACGCTGTACGAGGCGGCGTTCCTGTCGGGCGGGCCCGGCCGGGTCGTCGACGTGGCACTGCTCTCGATGGCGCGGGGGCGGCGGCTCCTGCTCGCGCACACGGGATGGGCGACCGTGGTGGATCCGGTGCCCGGGGACGACCTGGAGCGGTCGGTGCTCGGGGCGATAGGTCCGGCCGGGCAGTCGCGGATCGCGCCGGTGCGCACGGCCGCGGCGGCCGGTGACGGGGTGCGGGCGCTCGCGGACCGGCTGGTCGCGGCGGGACTCGCGGTGCCGGACGGGATGTGGTCGGGGATCGCGGGCGCGGCGCGGCAGGTGCGGGCGGCCGCGGTCGCCGTCGTGGTCCTCGGGGCGTGCGCGACGCTGCTTCCCGCCGAGGGTCGGGAGGGGGAGCTGCCGGTCGCGGTCTGGTTCGCGCTGCCGTTCTTCCTCACCGTGAGCTGCCTGGCCATCGCCCGCTTCGAGGTGCCGACCACGCGCTGGGCGTCCCCGGCGGGGCGGCGGCTGCTCGGCGCGCTGCCCTCGCGGGACGACCTGACGTCGGTGGCCGTGCGGGGCCTGCGCGCCCTGGAGGACCCGGCGCTGCGCGCCGCGCTCTCCCACCGGGACCCGAACCTCGACGGGTACCGCGACGCCCGGCCGTAG
- a CDS encoding DUF4142 domain-containing protein, whose translation MRSRIISGTGLVLTGLVATLAALVYPVWSYEDRSGTGLDALTSQTVSTDYGPLSALDRDFITKVRLAGLWELPAGQQAGERGTTRAVHVAGKHLVEGHTFLDARVREVAAALRLELPSQPSAQQRRWLAELSAERGTAYDVKFANILRRAHGTVFSLVAEVRATTRNSQVRALADDANTTVLDHIKVLEGTGLVDFDGLARDAATSTTPPPDRSPAPPGPQDSPPPAAPVSPTPTYSLPPAVSRPAPGLRD comes from the coding sequence ATGCGTTCCCGAATCATCAGCGGCACCGGTCTCGTCCTCACGGGGCTCGTGGCCACGCTGGCCGCGCTGGTCTATCCCGTGTGGTCGTACGAGGACCGCTCGGGCACCGGCCTCGACGCGCTCACCTCGCAGACCGTGTCGACCGACTACGGACCGCTGTCCGCGCTCGACCGGGACTTCATCACCAAGGTGCGGCTCGCGGGCCTGTGGGAGCTGCCCGCGGGCCAGCAGGCCGGGGAGCGCGGCACCACCCGGGCCGTGCACGTCGCGGGCAAGCACCTGGTCGAGGGGCACACGTTCCTGGACGCGCGGGTGCGCGAGGTGGCGGCGGCGCTGCGGCTCGAACTGCCCAGCCAGCCCAGCGCCCAGCAGCGGCGCTGGCTCGCGGAGCTGAGCGCGGAGCGCGGCACGGCGTACGACGTGAAGTTCGCGAACATCCTGCGGCGCGCGCACGGCACGGTCTTCTCGCTGGTGGCGGAGGTCCGCGCCACCACCCGCAACTCCCAGGTGCGCGCACTCGCCGACGACGCGAACACCACGGTCCTCGACCACATCAAGGTCCTGGAGGGGACGGGCCTCGTCGACTTCGACGGCCTGGCCCGCGACGCCGCCACGTCCACGACCCCGCCACCGGACCGCTCCCCCGCGCCCCCCGGCCCCCAGGACTCCCCGCCCCCCGCGGCACCGGTGTCCCCGACTCCCACGTACTCCCTGCCCCCCGCCGTCTCACGGCCCGCGCCCGGACTGCGCGACTGA